A window from Romeriopsis navalis LEGE 11480 encodes these proteins:
- a CDS encoding JAB domain-containing protein has translation MEASPEDIALTRSLIKVTKLVDIDLLGHLIVTQESFTRLRDATNGIWV, from the coding sequence CTGGAAGCCTCCCCAGAGGATATTGCTTTGACACGATCCCTGATCAAGGTGACAAAGCTGGTAGATATCGACTTGCTGGGCCACTTGATTGTGACGCAGGAATCATTCACCAGGTTGCGGGATGCCACGAATGGCATTTGGGTTTAA